TTATCGAAGCATTGAAGCGCCTGAATTAAATATTACAAGAAATGAATCTTCGGAATGGCTGGTGAGACAGTTGACTCAGATTTGGATCGATTTTGAAACAGAATTGTTGAAAGTGCCCATCGTCTCTAAAATCCATGCCGGAAAACTAAGTTTACAAGATTACAAATTGCTCTTAAGAGATCTCAGACAACAAGTAATAGATGGATCACAGTGGATATCCAGGGCCGCATCCAATATTGATGTGGAATTGTTCGAACTGAGGTCAGCATTTATTAAACATACGGCAACAGAACACAAAGACTTTAAAATGTTGGAGCAGAATTATGTCAATCTGGGTGAATCCTTGACGGACATTCAATCAGGCGATAAAAACGTTGGAAGTCTGGCCCTTTCTTCATTTATGTTTCATCAGGCCAGCAAACCCAATCCTTTGGATCTCATGGGGGCCATGTTTATTATCGAAGGAATTGGTAAAAGACTTGCGGCCTATTGGGGAGAAATGATCAAAAAACAATTAAACTTACAAGATGATCAGGTATCCTTTTTTACCTACCATGGTGTAGCGGATGAAAATCATTTTCATCGCCTGGAAGAGGCACTAAATCACCCTTCCATGAACTTGGCACTTGCTAAAAAAATAGCAAAAACCGCTAAAACTACTGCAAAACTTTACTGGATGCAACTGAATGAATTAGGAAATTACTAATAACAAAACAATGGCTGAAATATTCGACATTAAAACCCATGACAGCAGAGATCCCAATCCATGGCTCGCATTGTATCTGGACAGTAGCATTCCAATGAATATCAAGACAAAAAGGGCTCTGATGAGAGACAACAATTCAAAATCAGCCCGATACCTTTTGCCCATTATTCAAATTTGGTCTAAGATCACTATGTTCTTTATTCATATCTTTAAATTCTTTTTTCCAAATTTGCTGAATTCCTCCAAAACTTTGCATCGGATTTTGGCATGGGGTTTAAAATATTTTGTGAGTCCGGATGCCAATTTATTAATCTTTAGACATTTTCACGTTGGTAGCGAAATCCTCGAATTCATTGCTGCCAATGTGAAGGGAGTTCAAATTAAAGGAAATCCATTGAAGCCAAGAAATTTTGAAGATGTAAAAGATGATCTATTTTTAAAACACGATTTGAATCTGTACAACTTTGTGATAAATTTGAACAGACAACTCAATGAAAAAGGAATTTCAATCAGCGAGGTAGAGGACAAAAATTTAAGTATGATCACTGAAGATCAGTTTGATCACATCGATTTTCCAAACCGATGGACCAATATTCTGGATTTAAGATCGGCCATCGAATTGTTTACACCCTTTTACCAATTGTTTTTGACCTCCAATGATTTTCTAAGAGCGTCTAATTCTTTGCAATTGGACGAAACCATTGCAATTTATTCTGCTCAAATTTTAGGTACACCCGGTCATTTGGGCCTGGTCAACAACAAACACCCAATGATCCCGGAGACAACTTACAGTGCTGCATATCGTTTGGTTTTGCACGGTCTGGCGGCGGAAACACTTCATGAAATATTGGTTAATTCAAAACTGAAAATTAAAAATGACGGGATTATGACGCCTATATAGACTGGCAAAAAATTAATCCTACTTTAAAACCTGGTCAATAAATGCGTGGATAACTTTTCTCAATTTCAATCGGCAAATACAAATGAATCTATTGATTAAACTTTTAAAATGGTTTGCAAAATCCATTTTGGTTTTATTGGGTATTCTGCCATTAATAAGATGCAGTTCTGGTTACAAGGATGAAGGAGGAAAGACTTATTTCAATGGTAAGGAAATTACGGATAGAAAATTTAAAGTTTTAAATGAGGTGTTCGCAAAGAATGACTCGATGGTATATTACAACGATATATTGATCGATGGTGCTGATCCATTTAGCTTTCAAGCGTTGGACAAGCAGTATGCAAAAGATAAGAATTTTGTATATTTCTGCGATGAATTCAGAGAAGGTCAGAATTACTATCTCACAAAAAAATCGAAAATTCAAAAAATAGAAATTGCAGATGTAGCGAGCTTTGAGGTTCTCTCTGAAGCTTATGCAAGGGATCACCATCGCGGATATTATAGGGGGAATGCTTTTGATCTTAACGATCCAGCCAGCCTTGAAGTATTGGATGTGCGATTTGTTAAAGACCAATACAATGTTTATTTCGAGCAAAATCCAGTGAAAAATGCAATCCCTTCTAAATTTCAAATCATCAATCATCATTATGCAGAAGATGGAGAAAAAGTGTTTTATTTTGGATATCGAAGTGATTTGTACAATGGTATACATATTTTAACACAACACACAGATCGTTTTGTGCTACTGCAATATCCATATTCCAAGCACCATTCTGCCGTGTATTTTTATTATTTTAAATTGAGTGAGGCGGATCCATTTAGTTTTGAAGTGCTCGGGAATTTTTATGCAAAAGACAAAAATCGCGTATATTTTGAAAACAAGGAAATTTTGGGGGCTGATCCCCTTAGTTTTCAATTGATTTCATTTGAGTCAGATAACAATGACCTGATTCAATTTGCTAAGGACCATCAGAAGGTATTTTGGAAAGACAAAATCATTCAAAAAGCCACAGCCAATTCTTTCAAGGTTTTAGGTCTTGATTATTCAACTGATGGGAACAGGGTCTATTTTGAGGATAAAATGCTTCAAAATGCCAATCCTAAAACATTTTCTGTCCAAAGACATGGTCATGGAGATTTTGATGCAGAAGATTCAGAAAATCAGTATTTTAAAGGAAAATTGCGCTAGACAGAATATTTATTTTATAGGAATCCTCCTTCTCCAATTCTAATATTCTATGGCTTCTTCAGCGAAACTAATAGATCGATTCATTACCTTTATCGTCCAAAAGCTTCGATTTTTGCCTTCAAGTTTTATGCAATATATTATAATTTCTATTAAAATCAACAATATTGAAATATGGAGAAAATAGAGATCGAATTAAAATGGGCATTCATTTTTTTTCTTGCTTCCCTTTTATGGATGGTTTTGGAAAAAGTGAGTGGATTGCATGGAGAAAGAATTGGCTTGCATCCATATCTTTCCATGCTATTTATGATTCCGGCAGTATGGATCTATGTACTTGCGTTGAAGGAAAAAAACACGAAGTATTTTGGGGGATCAATGGATTTTAAATCTGGAATGACTTCTGGAATGATCATCTCAATCATTTTAACTCTATTGGCACCTCTTACGCAATGGATTGCCGCTGAGTTTATTTCTCCTGAATATTTTTCCAATGTGATCGAATATTCAGTAAAAGAAGGACATTATTCTACTGTGGAGGAAGCAAAATCTTACTTTAATTTAAAGAGTTATATCTGGCAAAGTATGGTCGGTGCTTTAATTTCTGGGACATTGATCAGTATAGTGGTAGTCTATTTTTTGAGAAGAAATAGCCAAGCAAAGGGTTGATTCCAATTTATCTTAATTTTACGTATTTCAATTATATAAACCATTCATTAAAACATAAAAACAAGCATCATGACAACAATCAATGTATATCTTAACTTTAACGGAAACTGCGAGGAGGCTTTTGAATTTTATAAATCTGTCTTCGGTGGGGAATTCTCTTATGTTGGAAGGTTTGGTGAGATGCCACCACAGGAAGGGCAGCCACCATTGCCCGAAGAAATGTCAAATAAAATTATGCACATTGGCTTGCCAATTAGCAAGGAAACTTCGCTGATGGGTAGTGATACAGGCGGCGAGTGGGCACCTAATTTTAAACAGGGTAATAATTTCTCCATTTCAGTGAATACCGATAGCAAGGAGAATGCGGATAGAATTTTTCACGGCCTTTCCGATGGGGCTAGAATAACAATGGCAATGGCGGATACTTTTTGGGGAGATTATTTTGGCATGCTGGAAGATCGTTTTGGTGTTAACTGGATGGTTAGTTTTAACGCTCAACACCAGCAAGTGTAAAATCATCTAGTTAGACAAATCTTTCTATGTATTTACAGTTTAGTTTTTATGAATAAATATGAAAAGGATTCCGATTGGGCTTTGGATCATGCTCATAATTTTAAATGCGCTTGTTTTACTTGGTCAGCTTTGGCCAAATGGCCAACCACCTTTTGCATCTAAAGTTAATATTTTGACCCTGGTGTTCAATCTGATTTTATTCTGCTATATTATTTTCAGTTACAAAAGAATCAGCAATTATTGAGCAAATAGTAAAAAAAACGATATGAAATTATTTATTATATTTATATTCTTTGCTCTGCTTAATTTTAACGCAGAAAGGGAATTGAGCTTTCGCAGCATCAGAGAAGGTGAAATAATTAATTTGTATGATGCATTTGGGAAAGATTCGCTACTTAGTAAAGATTTTGGATTTTCGTGTATAACCAAATACAAGGGCAAAACATTACTTTTTGATGCCGGTAGCAATGCCGATATTTTCAAATCAAATGTTCAGAAAATTGGAATTGACCTTTCCAAAGTTGATCTTGTGGTTGTATCTCATGGGCATTTTGATCATTTGAATGGATTGGATTATTTATTGAAAATCAATCCCAATGTAAAGATCTATTTTCCCTATGACATATTTTGGGGTGCTCCTGTTCCTTTTGATGCAACTGGTCTTGAACCTGAAGTTAAAGATTCACTCCCACAGTATATGAAATATTTTGATGGGGGTTCTACAAAATTTTCTATCAATCAATCTGGAAGATTTTGGAATTCAAACATAGAATTTATTAAGCAATCGTGTGAAATATTACCGGGAGTAAAACTCATTGCTACCAATTCATCTTTAATGGGATATTTTTCGTGCTATCCAGGTAAAAGTTTTGTGGAAGGACATTTTGAGCACCCATCTGACAATTGTAAAAACATCAATTTGCCAGAACTTTCACTTTCTCTATCTGGTCGAAATGGTCAAACTTTATTGGTGGGATGTTCACATACCGGGGTGGTAGATATTGTCCGGCAAACAATGTTGTTTAGTAGTGAGAAGATCGACCTTCTATATGGTGGATTCCACATGATTCCATTCAACCGCGAGCAAATCCTTAAATCGATTCAAGTATTGAAAGAAGAAATAAAAATTGCCAGAGTTGCACCAGCCCATTGTACTGGTCATCTTGCCTTTAAATTATTCAAAGATTCATATGATGATAACTATTTGTTTGCTGGACTTGGATCTTCTGTAGAATAAGAGATCAACATGATTCTCTATCGTATACATGGTAAGATAAAATCCATCATCGATGAGCGGTACAAACATAGTTATTGGAATTAGTTATGATCGAAATCGAAATTGCTCGCGCAGCACCTTCCATCATGCGAATGGGTAATTTTAACATTCATTGTTCCGTTTAAAATAGTTAAATAATGCTTTTTTCTTTGGCTAAATCGATTGAAATTCTGCAGTCAACACCATCTGTGCTTCATGATTTGGTATATAATTTGTCAAATGAGTGGACTTTTGAAAATGAGGGGCCTGATACCTGGAGCGTTTACGATATCATCGGTCATTTGATCCATGGCGAAAAGAAGGATTGGATCGAGAGATTGGATATAATTTTGTCGGATTCTCCAAACAAAGAATTTACACCATTTGACCGATTTGCACAATTCACAGAAAGCAAAGGCAAATCAATCAAGGAGTTGTTGGCAGAATTTGAAACTTTGCGGAATAGGAATTTGGAATATTTGAAATCAAAAAATTTACAAACCGCCGACTTTGCAAAAATAGGAATTCATCCAAAATTTGGCACGGTGACTCTTCAGCAACTACTAGCTACATGGACTGTCCACGACATGAACCACCTTTCTCAGATTTGTAGGGTCATGGCAAAACAGCTAAAGGAAGAGGTAGGTCCTTGGGTTGAATATCTTCGGATATTAAAAGGTTAATGAACAATATTTCAATGCGACATTTGAGTTTAAACTAAAATAAAAAAAAAGAAGATCGGAAGACTTAAATTATACAACTAGCTGTTAATAAACAGAGTAATTTGGATTATCATCGTTTTTTTTGCGTACCCATAGAATTTATTTAACCATTTTGTTATAAAATTTTGATTCCAATTGATTTTTTAAATTTTATATGTATTTGTAAAACAAGTTATTAAGACTTTTTGTATTCTAATTGATCGTTAAATGGAACTACTCATCATTTTTATTTTGATTTTACTCAATGGAGTATTCTCAATGTCAGAAATGTCATTGGTATCCTCACGTCGCTTCAAGTTGGAGAATGCCAGAAAAAAGGGTAGTACAGGCGCCAAATCTGCCCTTGAGCTTTCAGAAAATCCAACGCGGTATTTATCTACTGTACAAATTGGAATCACTCTGATAGGTATTTTATTGGGAGTTTACAGCGGTGACAAGCTGACCAATGATGTTCAGATTTTTCTTGAGCAATTTTCTTTTTTTCATCCTTACGCCAATAATTTGGCGGTGGCTATTGTCGTCATTTTTGTAACCTATCTCTCCATCGTTTTCGGAGAATTATTGCCTAAGAGGCTTGGAATGGCATTTCCTGAATCTATTTCAATTTTACTTTCGCCTTTTATGAAAGTAATTTCAACCCTTTCCTCTCCATTCGTAACGCTTTTGACCGTTTCTAATAATTTATTGCTGCGACTAATGGGTATTAAAAAAATCTCGCAGAATAAGATTACTGAAGAAGAGATAAAATCAATCATCAAAGAAAGTGCTGACGAAGGAGAAATTCAAGACATCGAACATAATATTGTGGAAAGAGTCTTTGAGTTGGGCGACCGAAGGGTAAATTCGCTGTTTACCCACAGATCCGATATAGTCTATTTTACAACAACGGACAGTTTGGATGAGATCAAGTTAAAGATTCACCAAGAGAAGCATTCTGCATATCCGGTATCTACCAGCACTGACTTGGATGATATAATTGGTATCGTTCTATTGAAAGACCTGTTTGTTTTAAATTCGGAAAAGGATTTTGACATACGGCAATATATGAGAAAACCCATATTTATCAACGACAATGCGTTTGCATACAAAGTGTTGGAAATCTTCAAAAAGGAAAAAATTCATTATGGAATTGTGGTAGATGAATATGGTACCACTCTTGGTATGATCACTATGGATGATGTGGTGGATGCACTGGTGGGTGATGTTACAGAAATGGGTCAGGATGAATATAAGATTGTACAACGGGATGAAAATTCTTGGTTTGTAGATGGCCAGTATTCGATCAACGAATTTGTTCGCTTTTTTGGAATCCAATTGGAAGAAGAAGCCAATTACCAGTTTAGTACAGTTGCAGGACTGATCATTTATAGAAAAGATGATATACCTGATATTGGTGATAAAATTTCAGTGGACAACTACGTTTTGGAAGTAATTGACAAGGATGGCCAACGGATAGATAAGATATTAGTGACCAGGGTTTAATTGTTCGATTGAAAACATTTTCATTTTGAATTTGAATGAATTTATTCTGGTTTGGTTTTATCAATAGGATCACATTTTATCAAAATCAACCCTGCACGGTTTGATGTAAGTGATTCACATTGGATTGTATTTTACATGACGGAGCCAGCATCAAAAATCAACGGATCGATCAGATTGCTTTCGCCTTAAGAAGAATATATTTTCACTTTTTTAATAAATTTGAAGTAAGTTTGTATTTAATTTTATCTGAAATTCAATGACCGTGAATTTACTCCAGGATTTTCTGATACTTTTGATAGCCTTGCTACATTTGTACATTCTCTACATGGAAATGTTTGCTTGGGAAAGCATGGGCAAGAAAACATTTAGGGGAGCTATGCCGGAAGAAATGTTTAAGCCAACAAAGATTCTTGCAGCCAATCAAGGTCTCTACAATGGATTTTTAGCGGCGGGATTGGTCTGGAGTCTAATTATTTCCGATCCGAACTGGTCAGAAAATGTAGCCATTTTCTTTTTGCTGTGTGTGGCTGTGGCAGGTATATATGGTGGCTTTACTGCCAGTAGAAAAATCTTCTATGTGCAGACTGTTCCTGCTTTATTGACTTTGTGTTTGGTATTAATTAATTAATTTGGGAATTGGAAAATTTTGATATTTTTGTATTGTTTTATTACTCTGACTTAATTTTATTTGTATGAAAAAAATCTATTTTTTTGGTTTAATTTTATTTCTTGGATTGTATTCTTTCTGTTCTTCTGATAACAATACTACAAAAGATTGTTCTACTGCTTATGCTACCGAATTGCAGGTTGAGGTAAATGCTCTGACAACCGCTGCCCAGGCCTATGGAATGAATCCTACTCAGGCGAATTGTCTTGCCTATAAAGCTGCCGCCGAAGCTTACGTAAAAGCTTTAGAACCATATGGCAACTGTCCGGGACTAACTGGTCAGGCAAGGGTAGATTGGGAAAATTCGCTCAACATTGCCCGCAACAATGTGGCAGCAATCCAATGCTAAGACGATTTCAGTATTTTGTCTCTGATAAGACTTAGTGGGGTAGCCACTTTTTTAGTTTTTTATTTTTGATATTCATTCTGGAAATATTCAATTTTATTAATTGAGATGATTAAATTTGTTGAATTCATCAGGCGCATTTCTAACTGGAAATCCTTTCTTTTCTTCTTTGCCTGCTATATGGTATTCAATCTGTTTATACTTAAAAATGCAGAGACTAGAATGAATGGTTTGGCAGGAAAGGAAGTTGGAGTGATCGATCTGACATTTGGATATTCTCCGCAAAGAGCTCTCGACATGGTGGCGGCTTATGGGGATGAAGGCCGTGCTTTTTATGCTCGAACAGAATATACTGCTGACCTTGTTTATCCCCTTGTTTATGCTTTTTTGTTTTCGATAGTGTTTGTACTCTTATATCGAAATTCGGCCCAACCATGGATGATCCTATTGCCGTTTTTAACCTTGCTTTTGGATTATTCGGAAAATGTATTTATAGTCAGTCTGCTCACCAATTATCCTTTGCAATCCATGCAATCAGCAATCTTTTGTGAGATATTCAAATTGTTGAAGTGGGTTTGTTTTGTATTCATAATTGGCTTGGTTTTATTTGGGCTTCTTAGGAAAGCATTTTCTTCCTTCAACAGGAATAAGGCATAATTGCTGGTATAAGAATTATTTAGCACCTCATTGAAGACCTCGGGAGATGCTAAATTTCGTGGCCTATAATGGTCCTATACATTATCTTTGTTTTTAATATGCGAAATCCTGTATTAGATTCAGATCCCTCTCATCTGGCATCCGAAGACATAAAGATTGAGAAGGCATTGAGGCCAAAGCATCTAGATGAATTCTCCGGACAGTCTAAGGTTGTGGATAATTTACGCATTTTTATCAAAGCAGCCCTTCAGCGTGGAGAAGCTCTTGATCATGTATTGCTGCATGGCCCTCCCGGTTTGGGAAAAACGACTTTGTCCCATATCATTTCCAACGAACTAGGTGCTTCTCTGAGGATGACCTCTGGTCCCGTTTTGGAAAAACCGGGTGATCTCGCTGGTTTACTCACCAATCTTCAGACAGGAGATGTTCTTTTTATTGATGAAATTCACCGGTTGAACACGGTCGTAGAAGAATACTTGTATTCTGCAATGGAGGATTACCGGATCGATATCATGATTGACTCCGGCCCAAGTGCACGATCCGTACAACTCACACTCAATCCCTTTACCCTCGTTGGTGCAACAACTAGGATGGGTTTGCTTACTTCGCCACTGCGTTCAAGATTTAGCATAAATTGTCATCTTGACTATTATGATACCGAAACATTGAGACGAATTGTACTGAGATCAGCAGACATTCTGAAAATGGACATTACCGATGGTGCGGTTACAGAAATAGCACGCAGGAGTCGTGGGACTCCAAGGATTGCCAACGCGTTGCTCAGAAGACTTAGGGATTTTGCTCAAATCAAAGGGAATGGTACTTTGACCCATGAGATTGCTCTTTTTGGACTTGAAGCCCTGAATGTGGATTCCCATGGATTGGATGATATGGACAATAGAATTTTACTTGCTATCATTGATAAATTTTCAGGTGGACCCGTTGGGTTGACCACTATTGCCACAGCAGTAGGAGAGGAGGCCGGTACCATTGAAGAAGTGCACGAACCTTTTCTCATCATGGAAGGTTTTTTGCAAAGAACCCCAAGGGGTAGACTTGCTACACAGAAAGCATATGACCATTTGCACATTCCTTATAAAGCTACAACAGGTGGTTTGTTTTAAGTTTTTTAATTTTTTGAGAACTCCGATAAATTCTAATCGTAGGATTTCCTTCCACTGCGATCCACCAAAGTGGCCGATCCTTGCTGACTGGATGTCATCACAATGTCAAGGATATTGACATGTCCGGGAGCTGAAACCATGAAATATATGGCATCCGCCACATCCGATGATTTAAGAGGAGTAAAATCTTTATAAATGTCGGCCTTAACGACATCGCCTTCAAATCTGTTGATAGCAAACTCTGTTTCCTCAACATGTCCGGGGCTCACTTGTCCAACTCGGATATTGTAAAGGTAGAGATCCTGACGTATGGCTCTTGTTAAGGCATCCACTCCAAATTTGGTGGCGCAATACACATTGCCTTTGGGATAGACTTCTTTGCCTGCAGTACTGCAAATGTTTATGATTTGGCCAGACTTTTTTGCCACCATCCTCCTGCTGATCAATCGCGTAATGTAGATCAATCCTTTGATGTTGGTGTCTATCATGGTATTCCAATGATCTGTATTCCCCTCATGGATAGGATCCAAGCCCAATGCTAAACCAGCATTGTTGAGGAGAACATCCACATCCTGCCACTCTACTGGTATTGAATCGATTGCCCTTTCAACGGAAGCTTCTTTGCGAATATCAAAGCATAATACAAGGGTTGGAATTCTGTATTCTGATTCAATATATTGAGCCAATTCTTCCAATCGCTCTTTCCTTCTGGCACACAATATGAGCCGGAATTTTTTTTCTCTGGCAAGGCGGATTGCTGTTGCTTTTCCAATGCCAGAACTGGCTCCTGTGATGAGTACGGTTTTCATCATTTCAATGCATCAATAATTTGATCAAATTCGTTGTCAAATAATGTAAAATGACTGGTTGCGGGACCATCAAAACCAGTATGTACTTTCTGAATGACATTGTTTTTATCTAAAAAGATCATGGTTGGAAAAGCATAGATTTTGTCCAGTTGGGGAAACATGACTGAAACAGAATCTTTATTGGCAGGTCCAGCAATCAATATTTCATAGGGTAGATTCAAACTTTCTTTATACCTGCGGATCCTGGGAAGTGACCATGCAGGGTCTTTTTTTCGCTCAAAAGCCAATGCAATTACCCCTGTTTCATCCAATTTTCCATCCTTAATTTTTCTGGTCAGAAATTCACATTCATCCCTGCAGTTTGGGCACCAACTGCCTAGAATTTGTATGATTTTATTCTTGTTTTGATACCTTTCATCTGCCAGACCTACCCAGTTTCCATCTGCATTCTGCAATCGAAAATCAACTGGTTTTTGTGAAATGATTTTCACGATGTCCAAAGAATTGGACAGCTGAAAATTTTCATTTCTTGTAGCTTCAAGACTGGCGGTGTGGTGGTTGCCCGAGTAAAAAGTACCTGTGAATTTATTATCCGACAAATTCAGTTCAAACATAAATACATGAGCGCCATCAAATGAACTCATTTTGGCCTGCGAACCAAAAACCTGCCCGGATAAAAATCGATAATCTCCCGTTTCAGTTCTGAAAGTCCCTGTGATATGGCTATTATTCTGAGTAAATTCTCCGATTGCTTTATAAGAATCAGCTGAATCTTTGTCAAAAACAACTTCCCAATTTCCAGTTAAATTAAACTGTGCTTTTTCTGGAATTTTTTTAAACAAATAGGTTTGACCATATTGTGCCGTAAAAGGAATGCTGTAGTTATTCTTGTCTAACACGATTAAATCTCCTGCCAGCTTATCGTGTTCCCAAACTCCTTTTAGTTTTGCGTCATAAGGAGTTAGCATAATCTCAAACGTATCTATTCCATTTCGGACATCATAGCCCAAGCTAATCTGATTAAAATATATTTTTTCAGAACCATTGATTAAAATGAAGGTATAACTTGAATCCGATGGTTTGATAAATTCAAACTGAAATGGTATCACTTTTTTCAAAGATTCGGGTTCAGGGTCACGGATCACAATCTTGTCTTTGCCTTTGGTAATTATTATCTGGCGTTTGTCTTCAAGCACAAAAGTACCTCTCCAAATGCCAGGTATCGGCCCACCATGTTGCTTTGGAACCTCAATGCATGAACTTTGCGAGAAGAGCAATAGGATAAAATAGATACATCTGCTGTTGAAATTTGCCATTAAAACGAATCTAATAAGTTTTTAAAAAATAACGCGGAAATTTCAAACAAGGCAGTATAAAACTACCCTGCATTTTTTGAATTTAAAATAGCCCCAGCTTGTAAGGGCCATGACTCAATTACCCTATCTTCGATGTCTTCAAATTGGAGCATCATTTTTTTTATTTCCTTTCTGGGCAATTCGGCAATCTGTTGAAAAGTTCGCAATCCCATATTTTTGATCTCTGCGGAGGTATCTTCATCAATGCCCATTATCCAATGCAGAGGGTCAGAAGGTAATTCTTTAATAGGAGCAGAAATTATTTTATCAT
This window of the Saprospiraceae bacterium genome carries:
- a CDS encoding DKNYY domain-containing protein, coding for MNLLIKLLKWFAKSILVLLGILPLIRCSSGYKDEGGKTYFNGKEITDRKFKVLNEVFAKNDSMVYYNDILIDGADPFSFQALDKQYAKDKNFVYFCDEFREGQNYYLTKKSKIQKIEIADVASFEVLSEAYARDHHRGYYRGNAFDLNDPASLEVLDVRFVKDQYNVYFEQNPVKNAIPSKFQIINHHYAEDGEKVFYFGYRSDLYNGIHILTQHTDRFVLLQYPYSKHHSAVYFYYFKLSEADPFSFEVLGNFYAKDKNRVYFENKEILGADPLSFQLISFESDNNDLIQFAKDHQKVFWKDKIIQKATANSFKVLGLDYSTDGNRVYFEDKMLQNANPKTFSVQRHGHGDFDAEDSENQYFKGKLR
- a CDS encoding DUF4199 domain-containing protein, which gives rise to MEKIEIELKWAFIFFLASLLWMVLEKVSGLHGERIGLHPYLSMLFMIPAVWIYVLALKEKNTKYFGGSMDFKSGMTSGMIISIILTLLAPLTQWIAAEFISPEYFSNVIEYSVKEGHYSTVEEAKSYFNLKSYIWQSMVGALISGTLISIVVVYFLRRNSQAKG
- a CDS encoding VOC family protein, encoding MTTINVYLNFNGNCEEAFEFYKSVFGGEFSYVGRFGEMPPQEGQPPLPEEMSNKIMHIGLPISKETSLMGSDTGGEWAPNFKQGNNFSISVNTDSKENADRIFHGLSDGARITMAMADTFWGDYFGMLEDRFGVNWMVSFNAQHQQV
- a CDS encoding MBL fold metallo-hydrolase, translating into MKLFIIFIFFALLNFNAERELSFRSIREGEIINLYDAFGKDSLLSKDFGFSCITKYKGKTLLFDAGSNADIFKSNVQKIGIDLSKVDLVVVSHGHFDHLNGLDYLLKINPNVKIYFPYDIFWGAPVPFDATGLEPEVKDSLPQYMKYFDGGSTKFSINQSGRFWNSNIEFIKQSCEILPGVKLIATNSSLMGYFSCYPGKSFVEGHFEHPSDNCKNINLPELSLSLSGRNGQTLLVGCSHTGVVDIVRQTMLFSSEKIDLLYGGFHMIPFNREQILKSIQVLKEEIKIARVAPAHCTGHLAFKLFKDSYDDNYLFAGLGSSVE
- a CDS encoding DinB family protein — its product is MLFSLAKSIEILQSTPSVLHDLVYNLSNEWTFENEGPDTWSVYDIIGHLIHGEKKDWIERLDIILSDSPNKEFTPFDRFAQFTESKGKSIKELLAEFETLRNRNLEYLKSKNLQTADFAKIGIHPKFGTVTLQQLLATWTVHDMNHLSQICRVMAKQLKEEVGPWVEYLRILKG
- a CDS encoding HlyC/CorC family transporter, which translates into the protein MELLIIFILILLNGVFSMSEMSLVSSRRFKLENARKKGSTGAKSALELSENPTRYLSTVQIGITLIGILLGVYSGDKLTNDVQIFLEQFSFFHPYANNLAVAIVVIFVTYLSIVFGELLPKRLGMAFPESISILLSPFMKVISTLSSPFVTLLTVSNNLLLRLMGIKKISQNKITEEEIKSIIKESADEGEIQDIEHNIVERVFELGDRRVNSLFTHRSDIVYFTTTDSLDEIKLKIHQEKHSAYPVSTSTDLDDIIGIVLLKDLFVLNSEKDFDIRQYMRKPIFINDNAFAYKVLEIFKKEKIHYGIVVDEYGTTLGMITMDDVVDALVGDVTEMGQDEYKIVQRDENSWFVDGQYSINEFVRFFGIQLEEEANYQFSTVAGLIIYRKDDIPDIGDKISVDNYVLEVIDKDGQRIDKILVTRV
- a CDS encoding DUF1304 domain-containing protein, with product MTVNLLQDFLILLIALLHLYILYMEMFAWESMGKKTFRGAMPEEMFKPTKILAANQGLYNGFLAAGLVWSLIISDPNWSENVAIFFLLCVAVAGIYGGFTASRKIFYVQTVPALLTLCLVLIN
- the ruvB gene encoding Holliday junction branch migration DNA helicase RuvB gives rise to the protein MRNPVLDSDPSHLASEDIKIEKALRPKHLDEFSGQSKVVDNLRIFIKAALQRGEALDHVLLHGPPGLGKTTLSHIISNELGASLRMTSGPVLEKPGDLAGLLTNLQTGDVLFIDEIHRLNTVVEEYLYSAMEDYRIDIMIDSGPSARSVQLTLNPFTLVGATTRMGLLTSPLRSRFSINCHLDYYDTETLRRIVLRSADILKMDITDGAVTEIARRSRGTPRIANALLRRLRDFAQIKGNGTLTHEIALFGLEALNVDSHGLDDMDNRILLAIIDKFSGGPVGLTTIATAVGEEAGTIEEVHEPFLIMEGFLQRTPRGRLATQKAYDHLHIPYKATTGGLF
- a CDS encoding SDR family NAD(P)-dependent oxidoreductase — encoded protein: MMKTVLITGASSGIGKATAIRLAREKKFRLILCARRKERLEELAQYIESEYRIPTLVLCFDIRKEASVERAIDSIPVEWQDVDVLLNNAGLALGLDPIHEGNTDHWNTMIDTNIKGLIYITRLISRRMVAKKSGQIINICSTAGKEVYPKGNVYCATKFGVDALTRAIRQDLYLYNIRVGQVSPGHVEETEFAINRFEGDVVKADIYKDFTPLKSSDVADAIYFMVSAPGHVNILDIVMTSSQQGSATLVDRSGRKSYD
- a CDS encoding TlpA family protein disulfide reductase, with the protein product MANFNSRCIYFILLLFSQSSCIEVPKQHGGPIPGIWRGTFVLEDKRQIIITKGKDKIVIRDPEPESLKKVIPFQFEFIKPSDSSYTFILINGSEKIYFNQISLGYDVRNGIDTFEIMLTPYDAKLKGVWEHDKLAGDLIVLDKNNYSIPFTAQYGQTYLFKKIPEKAQFNLTGNWEVVFDKDSADSYKAIGEFTQNNSHITGTFRTETGDYRFLSGQVFGSQAKMSSFDGAHVFMFELNLSDNKFTGTFYSGNHHTASLEATRNENFQLSNSLDIVKIISQKPVDFRLQNADGNWVGLADERYQNKNKIIQILGSWCPNCRDECEFLTRKIKDGKLDETGVIALAFERKKDPAWSLPRIRRYKESLNLPYEILIAGPANKDSVSVMFPQLDKIYAFPTMIFLDKNNVIQKVHTGFDGPATSHFTLFDNEFDQIIDALK